One Phyllopteryx taeniolatus isolate TA_2022b chromosome 12, UOR_Ptae_1.2, whole genome shotgun sequence genomic window, CTGTGAGTGCAAGTTCTAGTAAGGTAGCTAGTCACCTTCGCTGAATGTGTTGATTCAAGGTGACTATCCCCCAAATCTATAACAGAATAGTGTTCTTCTAAATGTTAGGGGATTGATAGGGCAATACAGATGTGGATTTGTATGATAGTAACTGTGTTATGATGCTTGACTATCTACCAAATCATCAGAgaggtttgtgttttttgggtttAAAGGGACCCTAAAAAGGGAAATAGGATAGAGTAGGATTGGTTTATGGCAACGGCATTAAATTTGACAGGTTTTGTTATCCCAGACAATAGAAATTGTGCTTTGTGCTTCATGTTTTAGTATTGTTGGTGTTTAATTACCCTATTTGGTATACCTCACCAAGCATTCATATCATTCTTTAGCTAAGCAACACAGGTATAGTCACTTTCTTTGACCACATATAGCTGGCCTGATAACCTTGGTCTCTAATCAGTTGCTAGTTACAGTCACCTCatcaatgtttttgtgtgtcatgTCTTTTTTGTAACCCCTTTCTGATTTCCTTGAATTTTATTTACCAATGTTAAATTTTCTTTTGCTAATATTTCCTGTCAATTCTTCTACAGAAAATGTCCATTTTAAACTCCCCCTTGTAATAACTGGTACCGTTGATGTTTCTTTAGTAAAGCTTCTGGCAAGAAGAAAAGTACATCTAAAAAGCAAGGCAAGCGAGCAAGAAAAATTACAGTGTAACCTCTAAAGTCCAAATTGGTAGAATTCCAAATGGTACGACTTCAGGGTGATTGGACTTTGAAGTTTCACAGGTTGTCACGATCCCCCCTGTATAATTATGTACATTACTGGTATTATTTCTGGCTCAAGATTCAATATGTCCATGAAATAATGTATAAACTGAGCAATTATTCAATCTTACCGAAAACAATTCagatcataaaaataaataatatatgaattAAATCATAGAAACACCCGTTAGTGGACATTTTTGTCAGAtattttattatactgtatttttgtattgttgcaTTCGGTGATAATAGAGCCGACtcaattttaaaatggacatttttatttcagatgtcccattttttccccctcctttacatcctcttttattttttcctcaccGTGCGTGTCCAGATTTCCCTGCAGTTCTTCTCCTTGTGTCTGTCTTGTTTGTAGATGTAGGggatgaggaggaggcaggCCCTCTCCGCCGCTTCCAAAATTCTCGGGAGAGGTGCAAGTTCCTCGCCCCCTCCATCTCAGTTTCTGTGCCTGAGGACGACCCCTACCACTCCGACGAGGAGTACTATGAGCACCCCTTGTTCAGCCCAGAGTGGACGCACTCGGGCGCCCGCCCCATGGGGCAGGCTGTGGCCTTTAGACAGATTGAAGGTGAACCACGCACGGTTCCTCTTTTCTGTCTCTCAACCCCTCCACCCcttctttccttttctttcctgTGTTGTGCCTTCCTCCCAGCATCTCTCCACCCTTCCGTCTCTCCATTTGTCAGTTGGTCCgtcatctttgtttgtttgtgtgtccttGTGATTTCCATTTGCTGTAAATCTCTGTAAATCTGAGAGATTTCAGATTTGTAAAACATCATATTCTTATCATTTACTTCACCCAAAAGCATTGCTACCTGTTTGCAATCATGTTTAGTTCAACACACTGTAGGGGCATCCCATAAAGGAGGACAATTGTAATGAGATTCTGTCAGTGGACATAGGAATATGTGACTTAAGGTGGTTTTGGTGGCTATAGCAACAGGGTTATATACCAATTAATTAACAGTTGAGTTAGACTTATAAAGGTAAAACCTATGActtacacaaacacatgctcacaaacttgtggaaaaaatacatcaatCTGTTGCTGTTGTCGTTTGTCTACTCTTTAGTGGTGTGTTTGACTTAGTGGATGAGTTTTATATTGATCTGGAGTACAGCTTGCTTATCGAGAACAAAACTATTCATACTTGATGTAAAGTAAATTAGGATGAGGCATGGTTAattagaaagaaaagaaaaacattattttcccTCCCAAGAATGGTCTTTACAGGACCATAAGGACATGCACACTAAATAGTCAATTAGAAGTGCCATACTTGCCTAAAGCCAATATAGAGTAAAAATCATACTCACAAGCAATACACCATGCCTATGTGTGATGTATGTGTGATCACTTTGGATCATCTCAAAGTGTCTCTCCATTGGTTATGTTTTCACACTGCCCAAGTCTGTGTTGCCTGTAGTCTTAATGTGTGCCCCTCTCATCCTGTTTTTTGCGAAGAAGAGACCATGGAGGCTCTTACAGCTGAATACGAGGAGGAGgttgaagaggaggatgaggatgaggaggaagaggaaagtGCAGAGGCAGCTCTTGATGAGCAGCAATGGAGCGGGGAAGAGCCTGACCTGGACAGCCCCGAAGCTGAACTTGTAGAGCAGGCAGAGGCCGTAGACAAAGCCCAGGATCTAGAACTGGGACTGACAGAGGCAGCTAGTGCTCCTACAGAAAGCTCTATGGAcagagaggaggatgaggatgaggatgaggaggaggaggaagcagaggGTGAGGAGAGCCCTGAGTCAGGTGTGTCCTCCTCTCTGCGCACACTCCCTGCATGTTACAGCTTGTCCACCGTATACGATTGCCAGATGTGTTAAGGGGCAGGAGAATTTCAGCATTATTCAGGTGGAATGGCAAAACATTGGCCCCATGCACTGCTGTGTCTGCAAGGCAACACAGGCTTGTTAGTGGAAAAAGCCACAATACCTTAATTTTAACCTGTTTATATTGAAATCATTGTTATGCCTGTGTTTTcttattgttgctgttgtttgggGCTGGCTCTTTTGTACTGGTATGATTACGTGCTGCACCCGCAATCGTGCTTTTGATCACCAGCTATAAGCTTCCAGGATTGTTAACACCGATGGCTTGGTGCTGGTATGCCAGTGCATTGCATTTATGTAATCTTTAACCATTATTTCATTGATCACTCATTGGCAGAGGATGGGAGGGGATTTGATGTTGGCTCTCATTTTCCACAAATTTTCGACATCTTATTTAATTATTCAACATTTATCAAAAGACCAAGTCATCTGGTTTCGGTTTTGTCACTGTTAGTTTGTTGCATATAGTATTTATCTGTCATTCACAACCAAGCTTCCACAGTATTTCTGCAAAtgttatttgaattatttaatgACATATGGCAGTTATCATCAACAAGCATGTTCATTTGATCAAAACTATGTAAACATTCTTAGATATGCGCCccttaattttaacaaagaatcattgacattaaaatgttgtaatatACAATAATGTATTGCATGGATATCCATTccatgaatgattgtttgttttccatcaGTCCGCCTGACAGTTGCCCCATGCCGGTACTATCACATACCATGCCATATTTCTATCCATCTCTGACTTGGTGGACCTCATTCTTTCGCCGTTCTTCTTCAGTGATGGCCGTATCATTGTGCTGTAAGTTTCTAAGGAGAGCTTTGCCTGTTTTCCGCTTTCCCAGTACTTGGCCAAATGAATATCAGCGCATGCCAAAGCAAAACCTTTCATCTTGTGTTCATAACAACCAACTTAGAGATGTCCTTTCAGCTGTGAAGATGGACTCGGAAAACCCCGGAAGTGAGAAAAGTGGTTCCGTGAGCCCAGACAGCATCGGATCAGAGAAACGTCCAGAGGAGGTTTTTGAGCATCAGACTCAGGGGTTCTTTGCTGGAGAACGAATCATACCAGAGAGTCCCACCATGGATATGCTGTCGTTTGTACCTCCAGATGTTCAAACTCAAGCCAAAGAATTTGCAAAGTCAATCACCCTTCAGCCCATTTATGGTGAGCCCCTCACAGTGTCAGAGAAGCAGCCATCTGTGGAGGTAGTGGAGTTCAGCAGCCTTGGTGCCCCCTCTGATTTCTCTTCAATGGGAGTCAAAGTTGAAGGAGGAAACTTGACAAGTGATGCAATGTCAGCTTATTTTGAAACATCAGCCACTGATGCTTATGTGTCCCCCCAGGGTAAGGGTGAGGGTTATTATGAACTGAGCAGAGTCGGTGAAGAGAAGAATACTGTTGATTCCAAGCCTCAGAAGATGGGGTCACCAGTGCAGGAGAGTCGTGAAACACAAAACACTGTCACTCAAGATTTCTCAGTTCCTGACAGAGGGAATGAATGCAAGCTTTCCCCTGGTAAACTGGCCTTGGAGCAAAGGAGCTACTCCCTAAACATTACGATTGGAACAATGGATCAAAGTGGCCAAGACAGAATGAGGAACTTTTCACCATTGGCCACTGATATCATGACGTACACCAGTGGCAGTCTCGATGAGTCAGCAGATTACCTCCCAATTACTACTCCctctggagaaaagccacctcCCTTCCCTCCGCTAATTCTGGAGACTGCAGCTTCAATCACTTCTGATTCCTCATCGCCACCAAGGATGGCTGAAGCCATTTCAAATCCCAGCTCTGGACCAGAGTCACCTGAGTCCCCTGAGTCACCCCAGCCATGTGAGAGCAGCCCTAAGAATAACACAGTCATGGCTCAAGACTTGCCTGAGATGCTAGATCTTGCTGGGTCCCGTTCTAGGCTGTCATCTGAAAACACTGACACAGAAATCGTACGGAGAAAATCGTTTCAAACCTTCCCTGATGACTTGCTGGCTGGCTTTGTCTCAGGTGAACAAAGTCctggaattaaaaaaagtgacagTCAGCTGGAAGAGATGGGCTATTGTGTGTTCAGTGAATACTCAGGACCTATGCCGTCCCCTGCTGATGTGATTAGCCCAACAAACACTTCTGCACAGGTCTTCACCCCTGCTGTTCTTGAGGAGAAAGTTGCTGCGCAAGCCAGGAAACTAGCAGTTAGAGACACATCTGTGGAAGACAATAGCCAGGCTTTAGACTTGACtgtcagtgaagaaaaagagaagagtgaaagagagagaaaagattCCTCCGAAGAAGGTCAAAAGAATATAATTGACCAGCTAAATACATCAGTAAGTGAGCAGGTAAAATCGTCTGCCCTCCCAGGGGAATCGTTTGTGACACCCACTGTCACAGTGACTTTAGAAGAAGGTGGGAGGTCAGGAAGCGAGACAGAACGACAAGCCAGTGGCGAAGGCTATGCTTCTGAAACGGAGATCGCTGACTATGAGAGGCAGATCCGCAAACTGGAGATGGAGGGCAGGCCTCTCAGTATGGAGGAAGAACGAGAGTTACAGGAGCTTCGGGAGAAGGTGAAGCTGGTGCACCAGGAGGCCTATGAGGAAGTGGATGCTGAAGATGTGTACCAGTTGACCGGGGTGGCCAAAGACCGCATTGCCAGGCCTGTCAAGTCTTCACCAACTTCGTCAGTGGAAAGTAATATTGATGATGATAAACTACTTTCGCCAGTGCTCTCACCATCCAAGCTTAAACAAAAAGAACTTTATGGTTCCCCTAAAAGAGCAGCATCACCAGTGATAGCAGTAACCAAAGAGGGCACAGAGGAATCTGAGAAAAAAGCTAGAGAGCAGAATGAAAAAGAAGCAACTGAGGGAGAAATAAAGCCTGAGAAAGAGGAGACAGAGAAGAAAATTACAGAAGAGACAGAAAAGaaactgaatgaaataaaaggaagagaagaggaggaaaggaGGGAACAAGATACAGCAGAGAAGAATCAAAGGGAAGAAACTGAGAAAATGCAAATGATACACAAAGAAGAGCAAGAGAAGGAGGAAAGGGAGACTAAAGAAAAGGAAGAGAAGATtgagaaagaaaggaaagaaaaggaaaaggcGGATAGATTAGAGAAAGAGAGGAAAGAAAAAGGGGAGAGGGAAATGAAAGAAAGGGAAGAGGCAGATAGATTagagaaagaaaagagagaaaacgTGGACAGGGAAATGAGAGAAAAGGAAGAGGCAGATAGATTGGAGaaagaaagcaaagaaaaagagaggaaaatcagagaagaggcagagaaggaaGAAAGGGAGACTAAAGAAAAGGAAGAgaggattgaaaaagaaaagaaagaaaaggaggaGAGAGAAAAGGAAGAAGCGGATAGATtagagaaagaaaggaaagaaaaagaggagaaggaaaTCAAAGAAAGGGAAGAGGCAGAGAAAATTgagaaggaaaggaaaggaaaacagGAGAGGGAAAAGAGAGAAAGTGAAGAAGCAGAGAGGATTGaggaagaaaggaaagaaaaagaagagctgGTGATGAGTGGGAAGGAAGAGGCAGAGAGCATTGAAAATGGgaggaaagagaaagaaagtggGGAAATAGAAGAAAgggaagagaaagaaaaggagaaagaggaaagagatatgaaagaaaagaaagatttAGAGGCGAGGGAGATTAAAGAAAGGGTCGAGCAAGAAGAGTTAGCGGTGGCaaggaaagaggaaaaagaaagaaatgaaaacgAGTTAAGGGAAAAGGAAAATAAGCTTCAACAGGAGATACAAAATGTTGAAGAGACAAAGATAATGGctgaattggacaaaatcaaaccagctgaaaaagaaaaagaggaagaggagttaGCTGCTGGAGCAGCTGCGGTCAAGGAGGTCACTGAGACTCGTGCCGCCATTGAATCAGTGGTGACGGTGGAAGACGACTTCATCACTGTCGTCCAGACCATCGATGAAGCGGATGAACCGGGACACAGTGTTCGTTTCTCTGCTCCACCTGAAGCTTTGTGTATACCTAGTGGAGAAGAGCAAGAGGATTACGAGGATGAGGAGCAgaatgatgatggtgatgatgaggaggagtcTGTGGAGTTGGCCCAGGAGGCAGACATTGAGGCTGCCAGTTTTGAAGAGGTTTGTGACATTCCTGATACCCCTGCGTCTCCTGAGAGGGAAGCGCAAACAGTAGAAACAGAAGGTCTCACAGAAAGTTATGACAGAGATGAAACCACCATGGACGACTCCATCCTGGACAGCTCTTGGGTGGACACACAAGGTGaggccttttctttttttcttttttttttttttacttggattTGCTTTTGTCTTGTTTCCACCAAGTTGTATGGTTCACTTCAATTGCTTCTACCAAACAATTGTCTTTCGACCAATTCACGAAAAGCAATGTGTCACTCGACTCTCCACTAGGTGTTGTACAGACGAGTCGACTCATCGCTAATCATGTTTTTGGCTTCAAGAAGAAGCACACTTAGCAATAGTTGAAAGAATTATCtccttaatttatttaaattgtccTTTATTTCTGAATGCACAGCTTTGGTAAGTGAGAGACAACCAGTAAAGCCAGACTCAAACAGGATTTTGAACCCTTTTTTTGGCCTACACTGTCAAAGTGGTAGGAGAGCAGGGAATTTCACTGAAGATCACTGATTATTTGCAAACACTGTAAATGTGAAAACCTGCGGCTTCCATGTAACCCCTACTCTCCACGAATGTACTGAAGCCTAGCACTGCTGGCTGCATCCCAACAGCGTGGTACTGAAAAGTGCAATGCTGAGAAATACCCAACTGAACCAAACCCGACCGGTTAAAATGAAGTTTACTTCtggaatgtttttaatttttccaagaataacaataatgataacGATGTtctatattgtgtttttttggggggggggcagatgaTGACAAGAGCATGGCTACAGAGCAGATACAGCCCTTTCCTAAGGTGCGTAGTCCTGtcaaaaagtccactgtggtcCAGAATAAGCAGACACAGCAGAAGAGAACACAGAAGCATGAAAAGCCAGTCAAGCCGAAAACTAAGGGTGGGCGGACTAAAGGCAGACTCTCCACCCCTGAACGCAAACCACTGCACAAGGACCCTGTTTACGTCCCTCGAGAGAAGAAAAAAGGTTATTTCCTTTCCAGTTGTATCCCTTTTTTGACTCTCCTCAGCTGTGACTCTTTTGCATGTTGTATTACAGCATATTGGCTACATCTTAatgccacaattctgtcactCAGTTGTTGTACGTAACAGACTAAAGCTGGGAATTCATTTTGTGAATTACGACTGAGTTGGCACGCTAACTTTTGATTGAGGGCTTATTTCATACTATCAGTCAAAAAAGTGTATTGCAATTTAATAGTATCAACTCTAGAATCATACAGTGTATGCCCATCTTAATATAACTGAATTTGAGGAACTGTTGACCATTtgttaaaacaattgtttttgatGCACATTCTGTTCAGTGGTTCGACCTTCAATTGTTGACGTCTTTCTGCTTATGTGGCCCTGCGACCGATTAATATAGCTGTGATAAAGAAGACTGACTTTACCAAAAAAATGGAAGCTCAAACTCTGTCCCCGTCCAAGAGGATTGGACCGAAACAAGCTGTCCGCCAGACCCGTCCCACCCAGCATCATTCCTGTCCTAGAAGGAGACCCACAGGTGATTACTTCTACTGTCGTGCATTTCTGCAGCGCCACGTCCAGCAATATCTTCCATTTGGTGTTAGAATAAAATGCTTTTTAGGTTATATATGTTTGTGAAGAAGCTTGGTCATTCAGCTCATGGCAATAACCAAAAGTGTCTATCGACCTTTTAGTGATTACTGGGTATCCtgagtttttttcctttatcAATTTGTACATGCTCTTTTAAACTGATTTAATTAGGTCAGTTAAAAGTTAGTTAAGAGTCGAGAAGATATCAAATTCAACTACCTCGAAatcagtgctgtgaaaaactgACACGTCTCAGTACTCATGTTTTGCATAttggttccttttttttttacatcatgtatgttttttttttactttttgttataATAAAAAGTCTTGTGTTATCTTTTTATttggcttcatttgtgtcttcatcttttttcttgtttttcactGTACTTTCTTTTGCACCCACACACTTTTTCACCGGCCTAATGCACAATATATTCTGTATGCTTCTCTCCAATACATAAATGCAATATGTATGATGTATTTCTTGTTTAaaagtcccatattttggctatttagacctccgtagactgactctctaacatggactcagtataaaagtgtccatttcatttaaaaaaacaccttgattCTGTCAcgatgagtgtccagaaaaggcccctctgtcAGCTTCTTCTGTTTGACGTGCTTGgttcatatttggctaagacttcCCCCTTTCCTCCAATTGGTTGCCTTAAGAGAAATTCGAAcaacctgatttcaggcctctcggcagaaaaacgtctcgAACCcaggaatgtgtggatgattctaattcatatttcatgtttactgaggcaccgtaGAGACTATATTACATCTAGatactagaaaaaaaatactagaaaaatttggtttggcaaaatatgtcccctttaagcaCTGACCTATGGACTGTATTATACAGTTTATTTTGTAGATTTGGAGACACATTGTTCTTATTCAAAATGTTCGTCTCACTCTTTGCATGAATTTGTTTATGTATTCAAGTGTTATTGACATATATTCTTTGTCTTTTAGAGCAACTTTCTGACAGTCGTCAGCCGCTCACAGTTGCACGGCGGTCTTGCGACAGGGCGTTGGTGAGTAAATTCCATTAGCCCTAACAAGGCAGTGACCTCTGGCACCAAGACCATTTAAAGACATTCAGattatattttgtgtgtattattgatattttaaaagTATGTAATGTTTCAAATTCCAATTGCCCTTCTTAAATATGATTTGGGTTCCCAGTTTCTTGTCAGTATTTGCATCCTTTATACTTGAGGATCCTCACGTTTCTTAATGCAGACCACCCCGTGACCAAACTGGAAAACAGGTTGACAGACTTCTTGTGTGCGCAACAATAACTACAATAACTACGGGCTGATGACATGATGCAGTTAACAAACTGCTGAGTTGAGATTATCGTTAGCTTGCACAAATGCAACGTTAGAGGAGAGTAACACATTCTCTAATTTCTATCGAATATTCCCTGCTTGTTGTTGGCTAACGACAGACATATAACATTCACATAATTTACTACTTTTAGGTCACagtatgttgtgttttattatGAATAAAAGTTACgcagctaatgttagcatatAGACACATTACATACCTTTgtagtcacatactgtatgtaagatAAAGCATACAGCTTAAAACCTTTGTCCATTTTTGTGGCAAGTGTCAGATGTCGCCCTGCAAATGCAAAGGACATCCGATATGGTCATCTTTGCTATCTCTTGGAGACATCTTatgaaaaacaaagacattgtAGCTGCTTTGTCCCGGTCTCCTGTCATAGGGCTCCGCTGGTGACCTGGACCGGAAGAAAGTGCTTTGACCTCGTCTCATTTCTCGGTTTGCAAATTCCTAGGTCCCTTGTCCTTGCTCCTTTCGTGTCGCTTTCAATGTAAATGCAAAGGAGCAAGGATAGTTGCAATTAAAAGACTTGAGATGAGCCCTTTGTCTTGTTTTGCCAAAAGCGAAAGTTGATAACCCCTATTAGTCGCAGATCAAGTGCTGTTCCAATTCAAAGCTCGGGTTTTGCCAAGAATGGTCAACCAACAGGACGTAAGTGAAACAGACTCATGTACAGTGTACACTAAAGTATTTTGTCAAGTGTTGGTCAAAATGCCGGTTATTTTATGGCCTTCCATTTTGGCATCAGGCATGTGTGTTCGATTGCCAGCTGTCCTAGCACACATTAAATCATAACGTCAAGTAGGCTAGTGTTCCAATAATTCTAAATGGCCCGACTGGAAAGCTTCAAACCTTTGACAGAACTGCACTAGAGCCATTGAAGACCATAACCAAAGGGACAAAGTTGATGTTTGTTTTAGCCTTTGATTCACTCTCAAACTGTGTTTGAGGTCACAGAAAAGGGACTTCATAGAGTATGCATCAGTGTGCATTGTTATGTCCTTAAAGGagccagtgttttttgtttgcttgtttgttttaatcTGTTAcagatgattatttatttttagtatcaTTGGTATTGTTATGTTGTGAGCATAGCATCACTGgtaaggtttttatttttcttattgttaTTACCATCAACTGATGCATCAAATAGAGAAAGCCAATTTTGTTGTGTGAATATTTTATATGATTTTGAATTTGCTACATTATTTCATACAATGGCTGTGCTGACTTCACAGTTAATGGGGTTTGTTCGCAGTGATTCATTTGAAGTCACAGAGTAGGTGTTAAATCATCCTGTGACATTTTGGCACCGACTATTTCACTCCTCTGACATCATAATGACAGTTATTGTGTCCAAATAACAGCATTTATGCATATCACAAATTGTGCTCAACTTTGTGTTTTGCTTTATGTTTACAGTCTTCTAGTTTTACTGTCATCCTTATCCGTTGTTAATCTCAAAGCAGCAGATTTAGCATGAGAGCTGGTTCAGATTTCATGTTccagctatttttatttttattcaccaaaaataaaacttaatgAATCAGCTCTACAAACACTTGATCTGATATATTTGATCATTCATGTGGAAGCAGTGTTATTTTCACCCATGTCATCCTGTGCTCTGTGTTTTGGTGTTGTGCCACTCACTCCCCCGGGACTCATTTGTCTGCCATTTCAGTGCCATGCTCAGCATATTTCCCTaacaaagacacacaccttcatGTCCACAATGGTTACCTCATTAAATGGACCTCATCCATCCTCAGGATCAGTAATTGCAACTCTCATAGCCAAGGTAGGTGGATGGTAATGTGGCAGTCGAACTGCAAGGATTTACgaggaaaataaattatattcatattttttttttttttaaaggctacTGTAAACCAGCTACCTAAAGTGTCACtagctaaataaatattttgttttattttgtgtttcacaGGATGGTAGATCACAAAGTCCTGACAAGAGAACTTCTGTGCCGCGGCAAGCCTCCTCTCTTAGTCGCCGCGGATACCATGAGGACAGTTCAACCTCCATCACCAGCTCTGGTTCAACAGCACCCCGCAGACCCACAAGTAGGCTGTCATTCCTCTAATGTTGTCTTTCCCAAACCTGTTCGGCTCATAACCCAAATTACAAATTTGGTTGGTCCCCAGgatccaaatttgtctgaataaTAATTTGTCTCTCTATTGAGTGTACAGTGTTCCTTCGCGAATGACGGAGTGCTGCCGCCAATAGCGAATCTGCAAGTAACTGGTCCCACCCAAAAAGATATATGCTGTATTTGTCTATGGATGCCGcaggatggcagcaaagcactacatgaagcCCCTCAGTTTACTTCAACTTAGTTACTTGGCACCGGAATggcacaagatggtgccaaagcaatactgtttTGAGACACGCCTTTGGACTTAGGACAAAATCAGCGAATATGTGAATTCGCAAATGCCGATTTGTGGGGGGGGTCACTGTAAAAGATTGTTTGAAAAAATCTTGCTACAATTTGTCGACAAACAATCCCCGTCTTGTTTTGCCCGTTTGTCCTCTTTCAGCTTGCCGTGCTGTGATGAGGGCAGAGCAAAGGACAGGTCGAGCTCCCAGTATGACAGGTAGAGAGAATTCAGTATTTTTAGCATATTACCACAAGGAGTTCTTCGTTCCGTTGTTTGTACCGTTCCTATGGTGTTGACATAACCCACATTTTCCCATAGTCATATCATAAACCTACACTAACACATTTGTAGtcataattacattacattttgtatGAAATACACTGCTGGGaccttaaataaaaacatttaaattaaaacagttaGTAAAGACGGTAAATGAGCGTTCCTTCTTTTGCCATgtgatgacatactgtatttttatgctGCTGCACAAATTAGTTCATCGCATGCTGCCCGTAACCTAGAAACATCGTATGTTAGTATCACTGTAAATGGAGGACATCCTGTATTGCGCAGAAATAGCTTTACAGGCTTTATCCTTAGATTTCTCCCCAACAGTCTCAGAGCCGCTGCGCTCTCGCTCAGCCCGCAGTGGCCACTCCACACCACGGACCCCCGGCTCTAGCGCCATGACCCCTGGCACCCCTCCCAGCTGCTCATCATCCTCAAGAACTCCCGGAACCCCTCGTTCCCTCAGCGTGATGTCCCAGGAGAGGAAGGTGGCTGTGGCCCGGACCCCGCCCAAGTCCCCTGCCACCACTCCCAAGCAGCTCCGACTCCTCAACCAACCTTTACCTGACTTCAAGAAGGTCCGGTCCAAAGTTGGCTCCATAGACAATATCAAGTATCAGCCCAAAAGTGGACAGGTAACACTACCATTTACGTCACGCTGTATCCACCTCTCTGTAACTACTACTTATTTCTTTAGGACTGTAGGAGCTATTTTAGTCATAATGTAGGTTTTAGACTTTTCGTTTTACTCTCCTTTATGTTTTCCTTCCATCTTCCTTT contains:
- the map2 gene encoding microtubule-associated protein 2 isoform X1 produces the protein MADDRQPEDSASQWDPSGGQEPTGTHGANGFSSSSYRTCQTSGTHATSAPFSSRENGFNGELTGAHAITAEQVSARIVQEVTAEAVAVLKGEQESQRLPSVEDTTNLPPSPPPSPAAEQFGPLEQDVGDEEEAGPLRRFQNSRERCKFLAPSISVSVPEDDPYHSDEEYYEHPLFSPEWTHSGARPMGQAVAFRQIEEETMEALTAEYEEEVEEEDEDEEEEESAEAALDEQQWSGEEPDLDSPEAELVEQAEAVDKAQDLELGLTEAASAPTESSMDREEDEDEDEEEEEAEGEESPESAVKMDSENPGSEKSGSVSPDSIGSEKRPEEVFEHQTQGFFAGERIIPESPTMDMLSFVPPDVQTQAKEFAKSITLQPIYGEPLTVSEKQPSVEVVEFSSLGAPSDFSSMGVKVEGGNLTSDAMSAYFETSATDAYVSPQGKGEGYYELSRVGEEKNTVDSKPQKMGSPVQESRETQNTVTQDFSVPDRGNECKLSPGKLALEQRSYSLNITIGTMDQSGQDRMRNFSPLATDIMTYTSGSLDESADYLPITTPSGEKPPPFPPLILETAASITSDSSSPPRMAEAISNPSSGPESPESPESPQPCESSPKNNTVMAQDLPEMLDLAGSRSRLSSENTDTEIVRRKSFQTFPDDLLAGFVSGEQSPGIKKSDSQLEEMGYCVFSEYSGPMPSPADVISPTNTSAQVFTPAVLEEKVAAQARKLAVRDTSVEDNSQALDLTVSEEKEKSERERKDSSEEGQKNIIDQLNTSVSEQVKSSALPGESFVTPTVTVTLEEGGRSGSETERQASGEGYASETEIADYERQIRKLEMEGRPLSMEEERELQELREKVKLVHQEAYEEVDAEDVYQLTGVAKDRIARPVKSSPTSSVESNIDDDKLLSPVLSPSKLKQKELYGSPKRAASPVIAVTKEGTEESEKKAREQNEKEATEGEIKPEKEETEKKITEETEKKLNEIKGREEEERREQDTAEKNQREETEKMQMIHKEEQEKEERETKEKEEKIEKERKEKEKADRLEKERKEKGEREMKEREEADRLEKEKRENVDREMREKEEADRLEKESKEKERKIREEAEKEERETKEKEERIEKEKKEKEEREKEEADRLEKERKEKEEKEIKEREEAEKIEKERKGKQEREKRESEEAERIEEERKEKEELVMSGKEEAESIENGRKEKESGEIEEREEKEKEKEERDMKEKKDLEAREIKERVEQEELAVARKEEKERNENELREKENKLQQEIQNVEETKIMAELDKIKPAEKEKEEEELAAGAAAVKEVTETRAAIESVVTVEDDFITVVQTIDEADEPGHSVRFSAPPEALCIPSGEEQEDYEDEEQNDDGDDEEESVELAQEADIEAASFEEVCDIPDTPASPEREAQTVETEGLTESYDRDETTMDDSILDSSWVDTQDDDKSMATEQIQPFPKVRSPVKKSTVVQNKQTQQKRTQKHEKPVKPKTKGGRTKGRLSTPERKPLHKDPVYVPREKKKAVIKKTDFTKKMEAQTLSPSKRIGPKQAVRQTRPTQHHSCPRRRPTEQLSDSRQPLTVARRSCDRALDGRSQSPDKRTSVPRQASSLSRRGYHEDSSTSITSSGSTAPRRPTTCRAVMRAEQRTGRAPSMTVSEPLRSRSARSGHSTPRTPGSSAMTPGTPPSCSSSSRTPGTPRSLSVMSQERKVAVARTPPKSPATTPKQLRLLNQPLPDFKKVRSKVGSIDNIKYQPKSGQTHKEQIMAAEAKLKASSWIWNSVLRVISFTLCLSAAHSMTWTQGLLNHILNKKLDFRYMQSKCSSKDNLKQPPSGGNVLIPSVKLDYSHVQSRCGSLDRRGYSAGGGNIQIQNKKIDLSHVTSKCGSLDNIHHRPGGGNIRIESVKLDFKDKAQAKVGSLDNAHHTPGGGRVTIESHRLTFRDHAKARVDHGAEIIVRSPGRSRSMSPHRHRDSHVSSSGSLNMLESPQLATLAEDITAALAKQGL